ATCGTGCTATAATCGAAAAAAGAGATTGTATCTTTTTACTTTTGATACAATCTCTTTTTTATTTTTAACCGTATTCTCCTATCTACCGATATCTTCCAAATGCGCAGCGATCATACGCCAGTCGTAAAAATGAAAGGTCTTGTCAGTACTCATTGCTACAAAAATCCCTTTTGGAAACTGTGGTCCTAACGGAGTAGAGACGGCATCGGCGCCATCGGTTTCCATCGCTTTTACAGCAATTTCAGCCAACAGCGGATAGCTTCCTTGTTCCCCTCCATCTCGTGGATATACCATAAACGTTTGAGCCCCTTGGTTAGACACCAATATATAACCTGTTTTTGCCCCAGTTTTATAGATTGCAATTCCTTCATGATCGTCAGCGAAACCAGTCGCGGCAAAGATGGATAATTCTTCATCATTATCTGCATCAGGATCTGCTATATATTTTCTCACCCCTGTCTGCTCGTCCGAATAATAAACAAAACCCAACTCATTATCCACGGCAATAGCCTCAATCTCCTTTTTTCCACTATAATTACCAAACTTACGAACCAGCTTACCTTCAACGGCTCCGCTTTCATTGTCATGCAGCTTATACTGCCATAAATATTCCGTCCCGGGGCCAGACTTTCTGCCGACAATTGCAAATATAGCATGATCTGACGGTCTTGTATATAAGGCTATTCCCATGGGTGCCCGCTCCTCTTCCCCAGAAAACGTTTCTATTCCACCGTCATCAACCGCTACCAGATCGGGCAGGCGAAATATCCGCAAGCGATTTGTCTCCCGCTCGGTAAGTACGGCAATATCAATACGCGCTCCATTTAGCATAAAGCCATAAGCAACATCTACATTATTCGGACGTTTCAATCCTTCTACCTTTCTAATGATCTTGCCTTTGAGATCAAAGGCATATAACGCCCCATCACTATCCTTATCAGTCCCTAAAACCAAACTTTGAGCTGCATCCTCAGGGTCAATCCAAATTGCCGGATCGTCACTGTCGTGGTTGACCGGCTCGGTAACCACCGTCGGTAGCAGGGTATCTACCCTACCCTCAATAGCCCCCCTATCAGCAGTGCTATTTTGACTGCCCATATTACATGCTAACAACCCAATACTACTAAGCACCAGAAATGTACTATTAATAAAATTCATTTATTTAACTGTTATAATTTTTTACAAAATTGATAGCTAAGCCCTCGCAAAGCAAATTATTAACGTTACAATTCGTTAACATCTCCGATAGAAAAGGCAACATTTTGGCACTGTTTACCGAACACGGCATCATGATATTCCTTGAAGGAATGCCGTTAAGCTTTTTCCCTGTTCTAGACGTAGTTTCTTCCTTAATCGATACCGTGAAACCCGCAGGCTATCTGTAGAGATTCCTAAAAGCGCAGCGATATCTGGGGTACTCATATTTAGCTTTATGAGTGATACCAATCGAATCTCAGTGGAGGACAGATCTGGATTTATCTTTTGCAATTGCTGAAAAAAATCTTGATTGATCTCTTCAAATACCCTTCTGAAGTCCTCCCAGTGAACATCCTTATTGAAATTCTGATGAATCTTATTGAGTAGCCTACGCAGCTCCTTCTTATAGCTTCTTCCATCACTCTTAATCATTGCTGTGATGGACCATTTTACCTCCTCTAATAACTGATTTTTCTCAATGGCTTGAAGTGTATGTGACGTAATTTCCCGAGCTTTGCTTTCAAGTGTCTTCTTCATCTGCTCCTCTTTCAATTTTTTATTCATCAGGTCTGTCTCCATCAACTGCTGCTTTGTTTTCGATAAGGTCTTTTCTTTTTCCCTGATTTTACGCTCACTACGTATACGCTGGCGCTGGTTTCTGATAACGACGAAAGCAAGAGCAACCAATAATAAAGCCACCACACCCGATGCTATATACAAGATGGTAGCTATCCTTTTCTCTCTTCCCATTTCAGCTATCCGGGCATCTTTTCGATCGAGATCGTACAACACCTTTAATAGTGCTGCTTGATTTTTGCTATCCTCGGTGTAAATATTTAAGAAAAGAGCTCTGCTTTGTTCCAGGTAATGAAAGGTACTATCCGAATGCTTCAAAAAATAAAAGGTTTTCCCCAAATCCCGATAAGCGCTGCTCAACCTACTGTATGCGCTGATTTCCCTGGATAGTTTTGCTGCTTTGCGTGTATAAAGAAGCGCTTCCTGATATCTTCCGCTTTTTCTATGAATATCACCTATGTTATTATATGCATCTATCAGCATTGCTGTGTTGCCGTTGTGCTGAAATCTGGATAATGCCTTGGAAAAGTGAACATACGCCTGATCATATTCTTCTTTATCTTCGTAAATACTCCCCAGGTTTTCGTGAACAAAAGCAACACCATCTAAATCACCAATCGCTTCAAAAACCTTCATTGCTTCCTGCTGATAATAATAAGCACTATCGTAGTCAAATACTTTCTCATAGAGATGCCCGAAATTGGCGTAGGTATTGGCTATTCCTTTCTGATCTTTCTGCTTTCGATAGCTATCCAAAGCCTCCAGATAGGCCTGCTTAGCAGTCTCCTCCTGATTATTTATGAGCAGGCCCAAGCCCAGATCGTTTAAGTTGTCGGCCTTAAGGCGTTCGTTATTTTCTGATTGAAAGACGTCGTTGGCCTGCAGGTGATAATTAAGCGACTGCGCAAATAACCCCAACTGATAACAGATCTGTCCCATCCGTTGTAATGCCATACCCTGATTTAGCGGATCTTCATGAAGGATAGCGCGCTTGTACCGTTCATTTTCTTCCAAAAATAACGAGTCAGACGGTTGGAACGTATATCGTTCCAACCGGTCCCTAATATCGTCTGCCGCATTAAAATGTTGGGCCCGAAGGTTTCCAACTATCCAAAGCATCAGGGTACAACAGCTTAATACAACCTTAATCATATAAGCAAAAATAACAAGCAAAGGTTAAGTTATTGTTAATTAACACAGCGCTTTTTCATAACACCTTATCACCATGCTATAAATCAAATTTAACCCCCAAGTTATAACGTGGTCGATAAAATTCATTCTGCATTGGTCGGCTACTCACGCCCTGATAATACCTGAGCGACTGATTGGTTAGGTTATTTGCTTCGATAAATACACGGGTATATTTGCCAAATCTGTATGAAGCATTCGCGTCTAAGAAAAATTGCTTGTCGTAGTAAAAATCGAAGAAAGCTTCCGAACCTATCTCATCAATATAAGCCGCTGTATAGTTAGCTGAAATCCTTGCAGAAAAACGCTGATTTTCCCACGATAGAGAGCCATTAAACATATGAGGTGCTGTTTGAGGTAAAGTAATGTCATTTCGTGGATTCCCTTCATCATCTGATATACCTTCGGCAACTGATTTGGTGAAGGTATAATTGGCATAAATCCCAAAACTTTTTAAAAACTTGCCCGGGAGAAAATCCAGCTGCCGTTGGATGGCCACTTCGAAACCATACACATTAACCTGTTCTCCGTTACGATCCTGGATAAAACGCCAGGTTTCGCCTTCCGGAATTAAATTGATTGCACCGGGAAAGTCCTGCGCAAAATTTTCTGCTGTATAATTCCTATTACTATAGGTATAAATAAAATTTGACAGATTTTTATAGTATACACCTCCCGAAAGAATACCTACCGATTTGAAATATTTTTCCGCCATTAAATCAAAATTCCAAGCATAAGTAGCTTTCAGATTGGGGTTTCCTGCCATTACCTCGCTGTCGTCACCATCGGCAACAGACTGCACATAAGGTGCCAGGGAGTAATAATTTGGACGAGCCAACGATGTGGTTATTGCTGCCCGAAAAACAAGATCTTCCCGTGGTACATATTTAAATGCCAGACTTGGTAAAATATTCGTGTAATCATTTTCCAATGAACGTGTACCGGCAAGCTCCTCTTCATCTTCCACCACATTTCCGGTGTAGTCTACCTTAGTATGCTCTAAACGCCCTCCTACGATCATTGACCATTCGTTGTTGAAGTCTTGATCCCATCGCAGATACCCTGCGGTAATGCGCTCTTTGGCGCGGTAGTTAATAGCCAGAAACTCGGATGGATCGAGTTCTTTTTCAAACTGCGAAGCGTCTTGCAGTTGAAGCCCTCCAAGCAGGTATCTACTAGCAAACAGCCCGGGAGCATATTGATTCCCGGGTTCGAACCTTCCGATCCAATTCATCGTAGGTACTTCTCCTAACGTTTCCAATGAAGCATTCAATGGTGTGTATTCGTAAAATTCATTATTCCGTTTCTTATCTTTCAGGCGTAAACGCCCACCAAAGCGTAGGCGACCTTTTTGTCCGTCAATGACCGACAAAGGGATACGGAAATTTAACTTCGCACCGAATTCACTTTCATCGGTATAATCGTTATTTTCACTAATTGCATCCAACGTGCTTAGGCCTACATCCGGTCTGGAAAAAACCAAATCTATCGGCCGGTCATTAGTAGTAGGCACTTGCTCTACAGAAACCTCTCCTTCACCTTCGTAAGCTATATAACGCTCATTCGGACGCGATTCACTCGCTTTGGAATAGCTCAAGCCCCAGTCCATATCCAATGAAGTACCGAGCAAATGATCACCACCTACGGAGTAGTTCTGCACCCGTTGATCTTCCAATCGCGCATTTTTCACCCGGCCATTCCCAAGTCCTC
This Olivibacter sp. SDN3 DNA region includes the following protein-coding sequences:
- a CDS encoding phytase, translating into MNFINSTFLVLSSIGLLACNMGSQNSTADRGAIEGRVDTLLPTVVTEPVNHDSDDPAIWIDPEDAAQSLVLGTDKDSDGALYAFDLKGKIIRKVEGLKRPNNVDVAYGFMLNGARIDIAVLTERETNRLRIFRLPDLVAVDDGGIETFSGEEERAPMGIALYTRPSDHAIFAIVGRKSGPGTEYLWQYKLHDNESGAVEGKLVRKFGNYSGKKEIEAIAVDNELGFVYYSDEQTGVRKYIADPDADNDEELSIFAATGFADDHEGIAIYKTGAKTGYILVSNQGAQTFMVYPRDGGEQGSYPLLAEIAVKAMETDGADAVSTPLGPQFPKGIFVAMSTDKTFHFYDWRMIAAHLEDIGR
- a CDS encoding tetratricopeptide repeat protein is translated as MLWIVGNLRAQHFNAADDIRDRLERYTFQPSDSLFLEENERYKRAILHEDPLNQGMALQRMGQICYQLGLFAQSLNYHLQANDVFQSENNERLKADNLNDLGLGLLINNQEETAKQAYLEALDSYRKQKDQKGIANTYANFGHLYEKVFDYDSAYYYQQEAMKVFEAIGDLDGVAFVHENLGSIYEDKEEYDQAYVHFSKALSRFQHNGNTAMLIDAYNNIGDIHRKSGRYQEALLYTRKAAKLSREISAYSRLSSAYRDLGKTFYFLKHSDSTFHYLEQSRALFLNIYTEDSKNQAALLKVLYDLDRKDARIAEMGREKRIATILYIASGVVALLLVALAFVVIRNQRQRIRSERKIREKEKTLSKTKQQLMETDLMNKKLKEEQMKKTLESKAREITSHTLQAIEKNQLLEEVKWSITAMIKSDGRSYKKELRRLLNKIHQNFNKDVHWEDFRRVFEEINQDFFQQLQKINPDLSSTEIRLVSLIKLNMSTPDIAALLGISTDSLRVSRYRLRKKLRLEQGKSLTAFLQGIS
- a CDS encoding TonB-dependent receptor — protein: MKTLFTSVFLFLMTVICHAQSSGVISGKILEKGSKASLPGATVRLNMGNRYTISDQTGNYEFLNVPAGNYEIEVIYMGYQPETQQVTVRAGENTAMDFTLDDASVTMDEVVIMGDRLRGQARALNQQKNKANITNIISSDQVGRFPDANIGDALRRVPGITMQNDQGEARNIIVRGLSPELNSVTLNGDRIPSAEGDNRRVQMDLIPSDMISSIEVNKTLTPDMDADAIGGSVNLITRASPNGQRISATLGGGYNPLHQTPIYTGAFVYGNRFANNKFGMVISGSYNNNQLGSEGLEGEWSKDDQGNAWLSREDVRRYNVQRVRRSIAGAFDYKIDDNHSLYANAMYNWRDDWENRFRVRTDVELADEDAGVAGGFVLDKISRETKGGLGNGRVKNARLEDQRVQNYSVGGDHLLGTSLDMDWGLSYSKASESRPNERYIAYEGEGEVSVEQVPTTNDRPIDLVFSRPDVGLSTLDAISENNDYTDESEFGAKLNFRIPLSVIDGQKGRLRFGGRLRLKDKKRNNEFYEYTPLNASLETLGEVPTMNWIGRFEPGNQYAPGLFASRYLLGGLQLQDASQFEKELDPSEFLAINYRAKERITAGYLRWDQDFNNEWSMIVGGRLEHTKVDYTGNVVEDEEELAGTRSLENDYTNILPSLAFKYVPREDLVFRAAITTSLARPNYYSLAPYVQSVADGDDSEVMAGNPNLKATYAWNFDLMAEKYFKSVGILSGGVYYKNLSNFIYTYSNRNYTAENFAQDFPGAINLIPEGETWRFIQDRNGEQVNVYGFEVAIQRQLDFLPGKFLKSFGIYANYTFTKSVAEGISDDEGNPRNDITLPQTAPHMFNGSLSWENQRFSARISANYTAAYIDEIGSEAFFDFYYDKQFFLDANASYRFGKYTRVFIEANNLTNQSLRYYQGVSSRPMQNEFYRPRYNLGVKFDL